From the genome of Argentina anserina chromosome 4, drPotAnse1.1, whole genome shotgun sequence, one region includes:
- the LOC126791305 gene encoding LOW QUALITY PROTEIN: 1-aminocyclopropane-1-carboxylate oxidase homolog 4-like (The sequence of the model RefSeq protein was modified relative to this genomic sequence to represent the inferred CDS: deleted 1 base in 1 codon) has protein sequence MKMATNSTLIGEQGYDRAHQVKQFDDSKLGVKGLVDSGLSSIPRIFIHPPETLHQLQPTTRPIPTIDLSDRRSALVDRISAACRKFGFFRITNHGIPPAVLDRTIAAVKAFHEQPAEVRAQFYGREMTNGVSYFSNLDLYTSRAASWSDTLQMRLAPIFPDDVPEICREEIAAWNKEIQRLGEELLGLVSQGLGLPSEKLKGLTCLEGRAMVGNYYPPCPQPDLTTGLTSHSDPGVLTVLLEDHVGGLDLEVKHGGAWVDVEPVPGALVINVGDLLQIMSNEEYKSVDHRVLANPHHEPRVSIAVFLNPSNREGVFGPLPELVSPEKPALYKEFKFSEFMMRFFTKGLDGKSLVNYYKLQ, from the exons ATGAAAATGGCGACAAATAGTACCTTGATCGGCGAACAGGGCTACGATCGTGCCCACCAAGTTAAACAATTCGACGACTCCAAGCTCGGAGTCAAAGGCCTCGTCGACTCGGGCCTCTCCTCCATCCCCCGAATCTTTATCCACCCGCCCGAAACACTACACCAACTCCAACCCACGACCCGACCAATTCCCACCATCGACCTCTCCGATCGCCGCTCCGCCCTCGTTGACCGAATCAGCGCCGCCTGCCGGAAGTTCGGTTTCTTCCGGATCACCAATCACGGCATACCGCCGGCGGTTCTTGACCGTACGATCGCCGCCGTCAAGGCCTTCCACGAGCAGCCGGCGGAGGTCAGAGCGCAGTTCTACGGCAGAGAGATGACCAACGGCGTGTCGTATTTCTCCAACCTCGACCTGTACACTTCCAGAGCCGCCAGCTGGAGCGACACGCTCCAGATGAGGCTCGCCCCTATCTTCCCGGACGACGTCCCGGAGATTTGCAGGGAGGAAATCGCGGCGTGGAATAAGGAGATCCAACGGCTGGGAGAGGAGCTGCTGGGTCTGGTCAGTCAAGGGCTGGGATTGCCTTCGGAGAAGCTCAAGGGGCTGACGTGTCTGGAAGGGAGGGCGATGGTTGGTAACTACTACCCGCCCTGCCCGCAACCTGACCTGACCACAGGGCTGACATCACACAGTGACCCGGGAGTGTTGACCGTGCTGCTTGAGGATCACGTCGGTGGTTTGGAC TTGGAGGTTAAGCACGGTGGTGCTTGGGTGGATGTGGAGCCCGTCCCTGGTGCTCTTGTGATCAATGTTGGTGATTTACTCCAG ATTATGTCAAATGAGGAATACAAAAGCGTGGATCACCGGGTGTTGGCGAATCCACACCACGAGCCTCGGGTCTCAATAGCCGTGTTTTTGAACCCGAGCAATAGAGAGGGGGTGTTCGGTCCATTGCCGGAGCTGGTCTCGCCGGAGAAGCCAGCTCTCTACAAAGAGTTTAAGTTCTCGGAGTTCATGATGAGGTTCTTTACGAAAGGATTGGATGGCAAGTCCTTGGTAAATTATTATAAGCTGCAGTGA
- the LOC126791296 gene encoding zinc finger protein VAR3, chloroplastic-like, translated as MHKLLKTSHAILYPILLKSPKSLIPISQFHTSSKTLAPNPKLQFVVNQLQELRSSNELLSASDSDEPSGSANVEDCAVQISHPWREWVDLMELLLRRGYFQGEENPFRNGQVGPKESNRIRTACLNFARDRSGLLRLLSRKDVQIIAGYGCLSIDRKVVNSGKRLRAHVGIDEGDVCSSCSLRGDCERAYVKAREDEGGRTVDVMRFLLTHGLDPRTETVGNKASLNRKVKESVRRLLKEMVEYSTEKLDANLPESTTLKRVETSQNNAVPQEKCNLNVPMKQGDWICPKCNFLNFARNVKCLRCDGLFQERLAKLREDQDHLPLKKGDWICEKCNFLNFAKNGRCLQCKEKPPKRELNPGEWECDSCNYVNFRKNMLCLKCDHKRPNTCAEPVREDGGYHRSNRVSFGDIDVNDRSNSGQGRHGQIRGAGRWRFVVAENDDCSHQNSSDKKSRFVDFPIVGGKTELSQNPQKRDKWKLKMLEKNKGGAVDIASDDELRSTSTVRRVLLSDSTDDEEMADWFGVRKMETEASI; from the exons ATGCACAAGCTTCTCAAAACCAGCCATGCAATTCTCTACCCTATCCTCCTCAAAAGCCCCAAATCTCTGATACCCATTTCTCAATTCCACACCTCCAGTAAAACCCTAGCTCCTAATCCCAAGCTCCAATTCGTAGTCAATCAACTTCAAGAGCTCCGGTCATCAAATGAGTTGCTCTCGGCCTCGGACTCCGACGAGCCGTCTGGGTCGGCCAACGTGGAGGATTGTGCGGTCCAGATTTCGCATCCGTGGCGGGAATGGGTGGACCTGATGGAGCTTTTGCTGAGGAGAGGCTATTTTCAAGGAGAGGAAAACCCGTTTCGAAATGGCCAAGTTGGCCCGAAGGAGTCCAACCGTATTCGGACCGCTTGCCTTAACTTTGCTAGGGACCGGTCCGGTTTGCTGAG GTTGTTGTCGAGAAAAGATGTCCAGATTATTGCAGGGTATGGATGCCTAAGCATAGATAGGAAGGTTGTCAACTCAGGAAAGCGGCTAAGGGCGCATGTCGGCATTGATGAAGGAGAT GTGTGCAGCTCCTGCAGTTTGAGAGGCGATTGTGAGAGAGCATATGTGAAGGCCCGTGAAGATGAGGGTGGGCGTACTGTGGATGTCATGCGATTCTTGTTGACGCATGGGCTTGATCCCCGTACTGAGACAGTTGGGAACAAGGCATCTCTAAATAGAAAGGTCAAAGAGTCAGTGAGAAGATTATTGAAAGAGATGGTGGAGTATAGCACTGAGAAGCTTGATGCCAATCTCCCAGAGAGCACGACTTTAAAAAGGGTTGAAACCTCACAAAATAATGCAGTGCCACAAGAAAAATGCAACTTAAACGTTCCAATGAAGCAAGGCGACTGGATATGTCCCAA ATGCAACTTTCTAAACTTTGCCAGAAACGTTAAGTGCTTACGTTGTGATGGTCTGTTCCAAGAGAGACTGGCAAAACTAAGGGAGGATCAGGATCATCTTCCATTGAAGAAGGGGGACTGGATATGTGAGAA ATGCAACTTCCTAAATTTCGCCAAGAATGGTAGATGCTTGCAGTGCAAAGAGAAGCCACCCAAGCGAGAGCTAAATCCTGGAGAGTGGGAGTGCGACTC CTGCAATTACGTCAATTTTAGGAAAAACATGCTATGCTTAAAATGTGATCACAAAAGGCCCAACACTTGTGCTGAACCTGTACGTGAAGATGGAGGCTACCATAGGAGTAATAGAGTGAGTTTTGGTGACATTGATGTCAATGATCGATCCAACTCCGGACAAGGTAGACATGGTCAAATCAGAGGTGCAGGCAGGTGGAGATTTGTGGTTGCAGAGAATGATGATTGTAGTCACCAAAACTCATCAGATAAGAAATCTAGATTTGTAGACTTTCCGATTGTAGGAGGTAAGACTGAACTGTCTCAGAATCCacaaaagagggacaaatGGAAGTTGaagatgttagagaagaacaAAGGAGGCGCAGTAGATATAGCTAGTGATGATGAACTCAGGTCTACCAGTACCGTGAGAAGAGTATTGCTTTCTGATTCTacagatgatgaagaaatggCCGACTGGTTTGGGGTTAGAAAGATGGAAACAGAGGCTTCCATCTAA